From Pseudomonas sp. StFLB209, a single genomic window includes:
- the bcsZ gene encoding cellulose synthase complex periplasmic endoglucanase BcsZ, protein MSRLKAWLAGTLLLVLSSSLVQAAPRCDSSLWPLWQTFREHFVQPDGRVLDASTPQQHSSSEGQSYAMFFALVANDRSSFDLMWRWAQNNLAGDDIAHKLPGWFWGKDEQGVWRLLDDNSASDADLWFAYALFEAGRLWQDQRYTEAARQLLTNIKAQEIETLPGLGKMLMPGFRGFIKPDLNQPDLWQLNPSYLPVPLLRRLAVVDGNGPWTEIANNTLTLMQAVGPKGFIADWVSYRASGADQGQFIVDPVKGELGSYDAIRVYLWAGITAAEDPLARPMLAALNGMSVATVQSGVPPEKIQTRSGAFSAQGGFGFSAALLPYFQALGNTAQVDAQTLRFRQGMAQSLTPEALKAAQPPYYHFVLSLFALGHIEKRYRMDADGLLQTAWGTPCARLAP, encoded by the coding sequence GTGAGTCGGCTCAAGGCCTGGCTGGCCGGCACTCTGTTACTGGTGTTGAGCAGCTCTCTGGTGCAAGCGGCGCCTCGCTGCGATAGCAGCCTGTGGCCGTTGTGGCAGACCTTTCGCGAGCACTTCGTGCAGCCTGACGGCCGCGTGCTGGATGCCAGTACGCCGCAGCAGCACAGCTCCTCCGAGGGTCAGTCATACGCGATGTTTTTTGCGCTGGTGGCCAACGACCGGTCGAGTTTCGACCTGATGTGGCGCTGGGCGCAGAACAACCTGGCGGGCGATGACATTGCCCATAAGCTGCCTGGCTGGTTCTGGGGCAAGGATGAGCAGGGCGTCTGGCGCTTGCTGGATGACAACTCGGCCTCGGATGCTGACCTGTGGTTCGCCTATGCGCTGTTCGAGGCCGGGCGGCTATGGCAAGACCAGCGCTACACCGAGGCGGCGCGCCAGTTGCTGACCAATATCAAGGCTCAGGAAATCGAGACCCTGCCGGGCCTGGGCAAGATGCTGATGCCGGGGTTTCGCGGTTTCATCAAGCCGGACCTGAACCAGCCTGACCTGTGGCAGCTCAACCCCAGTTACCTGCCAGTACCGCTGCTGCGGCGCCTGGCGGTAGTGGATGGCAACGGCCCGTGGACCGAGATCGCCAACAATACCCTGACCCTGATGCAGGCTGTGGGGCCCAAGGGCTTCATCGCCGACTGGGTGAGTTATCGTGCCAGCGGCGCCGATCAAGGGCAGTTCATTGTCGACCCGGTCAAAGGTGAACTGGGCAGTTACGACGCGATTCGTGTCTACCTCTGGGCCGGTATCACGGCGGCTGAAGATCCGCTGGCCAGGCCGATGCTCGCGGCCCTCAATGGCATGAGCGTCGCCACCGTGCAAAGCGGCGTGCCACCGGAAAAAATTCAAACCCGTAGCGGTGCCTTCAGTGCCCAGGGTGGTTTTGGGTTTTCGGCGGCCCTGTTGCCGTACTTCCAGGCGTTGGGCAACACGGCGCAAGTTGACGCACAGACGCTACGCTTTCGGCAGGGCATGGCCCAGAGCCTGACACCTGAAGCGCTCAAGGCCGCCCAGCCACCTTATTACCATTTTGTACTGAGCCTGTTTGCCTTGGGCCACATCGAGAAGCGTTACCGTATGGACGCTGACGGCCTGTTGCAGACCGCTTGGGGGACGCCATGCGCACGCCTCGCACCGTAA